A genomic stretch from Sphingorhabdus pulchriflava includes:
- the xseA gene encoding exodeoxyribonuclease VII large subunit, translated as MDSPFPDEEGNSRLLAEAKAGSNAPALSVSEISNALKRTVEDRFGHVRVRGEISGFKRAASGHLYFSLKDTDAKLDGVMWKGNAGRLPFAPEDGLEVIATGKLTTYAGRSSYQIVADRMELAGEGALMLLFEKLKARLAAEGLFDGARKCPIPYLPRTIGIVTSPTGAVIRDMMHRLEDRFPSHVILWPVMVQGDGAAAQIAAAVRGFSAMPEDGPIPRPDLLIVARGGGSIEDLWAFNEEVVIRAVAGSSIPVISAVGHETDTTLCDYAADLRAPTPSAAAEMAVPVRLDLAERLSGAEMRLTGGLRRLLQRSMERLENLRRLMPNAQDIVANRQQRADDLNERLRRGLERRADLAKIAFVGVSARLNPALLSRPLDRQRERLGAMRLTTVSLQRRVIEGRSRLSGIERLLASLHPEAPLQRGFARITSADGKTTIMNSAQAQAAGQVRINFADGSIAADISGADTPRAPIAPKPSRPKAAGQHDLFGEG; from the coding sequence ATGGACTCCCCATTTCCCGACGAAGAAGGCAATTCGCGGCTGTTAGCCGAGGCCAAGGCTGGCAGCAATGCCCCAGCCTTGTCGGTGTCGGAAATTTCGAATGCCCTGAAACGCACCGTTGAAGATCGCTTCGGTCATGTCCGTGTGCGGGGTGAAATTTCGGGCTTTAAGCGCGCCGCATCCGGCCATCTATATTTCAGCCTGAAAGATACCGATGCCAAACTCGATGGGGTGATGTGGAAGGGCAATGCCGGACGGCTTCCCTTTGCGCCAGAAGACGGGCTGGAGGTGATCGCGACGGGCAAGCTCACGACCTATGCAGGGCGTTCAAGCTATCAAATAGTCGCGGACCGGATGGAGCTTGCCGGTGAAGGCGCGCTGATGCTGCTCTTTGAAAAACTCAAGGCGCGGTTGGCGGCAGAGGGATTGTTCGATGGCGCGCGCAAATGCCCGATCCCTTATCTGCCGCGCACCATCGGTATCGTAACTTCGCCAACCGGTGCAGTGATTCGCGACATGATGCACCGGCTGGAAGATCGTTTTCCCAGCCATGTCATCCTGTGGCCGGTGATGGTGCAAGGTGATGGCGCGGCGGCGCAGATTGCGGCGGCGGTGCGTGGTTTTTCGGCGATGCCCGAAGACGGACCCATTCCCCGTCCCGACCTGTTGATCGTGGCGCGCGGCGGCGGCTCGATCGAGGATCTGTGGGCGTTTAACGAAGAAGTCGTGATTCGTGCCGTTGCCGGATCTTCCATCCCCGTCATTTCGGCGGTCGGGCACGAGACCGACACCACCCTGTGCGATTATGCGGCCGATTTGCGCGCACCGACACCCAGTGCCGCTGCCGAGATGGCGGTGCCCGTGCGGCTCGATCTGGCAGAGCGCCTTTCGGGTGCGGAGATGCGGCTGACAGGCGGCTTGCGGCGATTGCTGCAGCGTTCGATGGAACGGCTGGAAAATCTGCGCAGGCTGATGCCGAATGCCCAGGATATTGTTGCGAACCGTCAGCAGCGCGCGGATGATTTGAACGAGCGGCTCCGGCGCGGACTGGAACGGCGCGCCGATCTCGCAAAGATTGCCTTTGTCGGCGTCTCCGCGCGCTTAAATCCAGCCTTGTTGTCGCGCCCGCTCGACCGGCAGCGCGAACGGTTGGGCGCAATGCGGCTGACGACGGTATCGCTGCAGCGGCGAGTGATTGAAGGGCGATCGCGGCTCTCGGGTATCGAAAGGCTGTTGGCGTCGCTCCACCCGGAGGCCCCCCTGCAACGTGGTTTTGCGCGAATTACATCAGCCGATGGCAAGACGACGATCATGAATAGCGCGCAGGCGCAGGCGGCTGGTCAAGTGCGGATCAACTTTGCCGACGGCTCGATTGCTGCCGACATATCGGGTGCTGACACGCCTCGCGCGCCAATCGCCCCAAAACCAAGCCGCCCTAAAGCTGCGGGGCAACACGACCTATTCGGCGAAGGTTAG
- a CDS encoding STAS/SEC14 domain-containing protein yields the protein MLKVETDAKAGYLELTVDGVIHKADYEAAVAAVDELLKTHEQLNVVEVVRDIGWVEPQVWWKDLLFHLSHRNFIHRAAVVSDSGWVGPVTRMFAPFYPVAIRTFGLDQLEYARTWAKIGDHAKSAD from the coding sequence ATGCTCAAAGTCGAAACAGACGCCAAAGCCGGATATCTCGAACTAACCGTGGACGGCGTCATTCATAAGGCCGATTATGAAGCGGCGGTCGCGGCGGTCGACGAGTTGCTCAAGACGCACGAGCAGTTGAACGTTGTTGAAGTCGTTCGCGATATCGGTTGGGTCGAGCCGCAAGTGTGGTGGAAAGACCTGCTCTTCCACCTATCGCACCGCAACTTCATCCATCGCGCTGCCGTGGTTAGCGACAGCGGATGGGTCGGCCCGGTAACGCGGATGTTCGCGCCTTTCTATCCTGTGGCAATCCGCACCTTCGGGCTCGACCAGCTGGAATATGCCCGCACCTGGGCGAAAATCGGCGATCACGCCAAATCGGCAGACTAA
- a CDS encoding CHAP domain-containing protein: MRKSLLAPTLIALALAASPANALYEGLQCVPFARALTGVTIFGDAHTWWNQAEGRYQRGDQPKVGAVMAFRPHGNMRLGHVAAVRKVIDKRTLLISHANWSTIDGMRGHIEEDVRVIDVSEDNDWSRVRVWYTPNSALGGNEWPLHGFIYPEKTRKEKEARAALAAVLAKTPPSRPSAKPAVLDTAKPERPAVRFATASAPKTAAKTAGFTLSTGLLSEIDNAAKKEAKRARKS, encoded by the coding sequence ATGCGCAAATCCTTGCTCGCTCCTACCCTGATAGCTCTTGCCCTTGCCGCGAGCCCAGCCAATGCGCTCTATGAAGGGCTGCAATGCGTGCCTTTTGCCCGCGCGCTAACCGGTGTGACGATTTTCGGCGATGCCCATACGTGGTGGAATCAAGCCGAGGGCCGGTATCAACGCGGCGATCAACCCAAGGTTGGGGCCGTGATGGCGTTTCGTCCGCACGGCAATATGCGGCTCGGCCATGTCGCCGCAGTGCGCAAGGTGATTGACAAGCGCACGCTCCTCATCAGCCACGCCAACTGGTCGACCATCGACGGAATGCGCGGCCATATCGAGGAAGATGTGCGCGTGATCGACGTGTCCGAAGATAATGACTGGAGCCGCGTCCGCGTCTGGTACACCCCGAACAGTGCGCTGGGTGGCAATGAATGGCCACTGCACGGATTCATCTATCCGGAAAAGACCCGCAAGGAGAAAGAGGCACGCGCCGCGCTTGCCGCCGTCCTCGCCAAAACACCACCGTCGCGACCTTCGGCGAAACCGGCTGTCCTCGATACCGCAAAACCGGAACGACCGGCTGTGCGCTTCGCAACAGCTTCAGCGCCCAAAACAGCTGCCAAGACCGCCGGGTTCACACTATCGACTGGCCTGCTTTCGGAAATCGACAACGCCGCAAAAAAAGAGGCAAAGCGCGCCCGCAAAAGCTGA
- a CDS encoding MerC domain-containing protein, with amino-acid sequence MIALQAYWREKRWDGLGLSLAGLCLVHCLATSIMLALLASAGGFLFSPIIHEAGLGLAIVFGIFALVKGMIEHGFMLPAAIGSLGIGVMSGALTLPHGGTEIVYTMVGVAILALGHDLNLRASR; translated from the coding sequence GTGATCGCATTGCAGGCATATTGGCGTGAAAAGCGCTGGGACGGGCTCGGTCTGAGCCTCGCCGGCTTGTGCCTTGTCCATTGCCTCGCCACTTCTATCATGCTTGCGCTGCTGGCTTCGGCAGGCGGTTTCCTGTTTTCTCCAATCATCCATGAGGCAGGCCTTGGGCTTGCCATTGTTTTTGGTATTTTTGCTTTGGTTAAGGGCATGATTGAGCATGGCTTCATGCTGCCTGCCGCAATTGGCTCGCTCGGCATTGGCGTGATGTCCGGCGCGCTGACCCTGCCGCATGGCGGGACCGAGATCGTCTATACGATGGTTGGCGTAGCCATATTGGCGCTCGGCCACGACCTCAACTTGCGCGCCTCGCGCTAA
- a CDS encoding Fur family transcriptional regulator, protein MATHAHHHHEHHGHDLADAAQKALTAAGEQWTDMRADIFAVLATFDKPASAYDIADLVSQKRGKRVAPNSVYRILDLFVSNNLASRVESANAYLANAHPGCLHDCIFLICDTCGSATHIDDDSLTGNVRKAAEAAGFHAVRPVVEVRGTCADCD, encoded by the coding sequence ATGGCGACGCACGCACATCATCATCACGAACATCATGGGCACGATCTGGCCGATGCTGCGCAAAAAGCGCTGACGGCGGCTGGCGAGCAGTGGACAGATATGCGCGCAGATATCTTTGCGGTGCTGGCAACCTTCGACAAGCCCGCCTCCGCCTACGACATAGCCGACCTCGTCTCGCAAAAACGCGGCAAGCGGGTGGCACCGAACAGCGTCTATCGCATCCTTGACCTGTTTGTATCGAACAACCTCGCGAGCCGGGTGGAAAGCGCCAACGCCTATCTCGCCAATGCGCATCCGGGGTGCCTGCACGATTGCATCTTCCTGATTTGCGACACCTGCGGCAGCGCGACGCATATCGATGATGACAGCCTGACCGGCAATGTCCGCAAGGCTGCCGAGGCCGCCGGGTTCCATGCGGTTCGCCCCGTTGTCGAGGTGCGCGGCACCTGTGCGGACTGCGATTAG
- the dxs gene encoding 1-deoxy-D-xylulose-5-phosphate synthase: MTDTPVTPLLDKVKIPADLRKLEPSQLRQFADELRSETISAVSVTGGHLGAGLGVVELTTAIHYVFNTPEDRLVWDVGHQCYPHKILTGRRDRIRTLRTGGGLSGFTKRTESEYDPFGAAHSSTSISAALGFAIANKLNDKPGKAIAVIGDGSMSAGMAYEAMNNAQAAGNRLVVILNDNDMSIAPPVGGLSAYLARLVSSRPFLSLREVAKRISRKLPEPLHIAARKTDEFARGMAMGGTLFEELGFYYVGPIDGHNLDHLIPVLENVRDAAEGPCLIHVVTKKGHGYAPAEAAPDKYHGVVKFDVVTGKQDKGPGGGPPAYQNVFGETLAKLAETDDRIVAITAAMPSGTGVDKFAQAHPTRSFDVGIAEQHAVTFAAGLAAQGMRPFCAIYSTFLQRAYDQVVHDVCIQNLPVRFAIDRAGLVGADGSTHAGSFDVTYLATLPNMVVMAAADEAELAHMTYTAALHDSGPIAFRYPRGNGTGVALPEVPKRLEIGKGRVVREGKSVAILSLGTRLAEALKAADTLDAKGLSTTVADLRFVKPLDEELIRRLMATHEVVVTVEEASIGGLGAHVLTLASDLGLTDAGLKIRTMRLPDKFQEHDNPQKQYDEAGLNAPQIVDTVLKALRHNSAGVEEAGVRA; encoded by the coding sequence ATGACTGATACACCCGTCACGCCCTTGCTCGACAAGGTCAAGATTCCCGCAGATCTCCGAAAGCTGGAACCTTCCCAACTTCGCCAATTTGCTGATGAACTGCGCTCTGAAACAATCAGTGCCGTTTCGGTGACCGGCGGGCATCTGGGTGCCGGGCTGGGTGTGGTCGAGCTGACCACCGCGATCCATTATGTGTTCAACACCCCCGAAGACCGGCTGGTCTGGGATGTCGGTCACCAATGCTATCCGCACAAGATCCTGACCGGACGTCGCGATCGTATCCGCACATTGCGCACTGGCGGTGGGCTGTCAGGCTTTACCAAGCGAACCGAGAGCGAATATGATCCGTTCGGCGCAGCGCACAGCTCGACCTCTATTTCGGCCGCGCTCGGTTTCGCCATTGCCAACAAGCTGAACGACAAACCTGGCAAGGCGATTGCGGTGATCGGCGATGGTTCGATGTCGGCGGGCATGGCCTATGAGGCGATGAACAACGCGCAGGCAGCGGGCAATCGCTTGGTCGTCATCCTGAACGATAATGACATGTCGATCGCGCCGCCGGTGGGCGGGCTTTCAGCCTATCTGGCGCGGCTGGTTTCGTCGCGGCCCTTCCTGTCGTTGCGCGAAGTCGCCAAGCGCATCTCGCGCAAATTGCCCGAGCCGCTGCACATCGCCGCCCGCAAGACCGACGAGTTTGCGCGCGGTATGGCGATGGGCGGCACCTTGTTCGAGGAACTAGGCTTTTACTATGTCGGCCCGATCGACGGGCACAATCTCGACCATCTGATTCCCGTCCTTGAAAATGTCCGCGATGCGGCAGAGGGGCCGTGCCTGATCCATGTCGTCACCAAAAAAGGCCATGGCTATGCCCCAGCCGAGGCGGCGCCGGACAAATATCATGGCGTCGTCAAGTTCGACGTCGTCACCGGCAAACAGGACAAGGGCCCAGGCGGCGGCCCGCCTGCTTATCAGAATGTCTTCGGGGAAACGCTCGCCAAGCTGGCCGAGACCGACGACCGCATTGTGGCAATCACCGCTGCGATGCCCAGCGGTACAGGCGTCGACAAATTCGCGCAGGCACACCCGACCCGTTCCTTCGACGTTGGCATTGCCGAACAGCATGCGGTGACCTTTGCTGCGGGATTGGCTGCGCAGGGGATGCGCCCCTTCTGCGCCATCTATTCGACCTTCCTGCAGCGCGCCTATGATCAGGTGGTGCACGATGTTTGCATCCAGAACCTGCCGGTGCGCTTTGCAATCGACCGCGCCGGATTGGTCGGCGCGGATGGCAGCACCCATGCCGGCTCGTTCGATGTCACCTATCTGGCGACTCTGCCCAATATGGTGGTGATGGCTGCTGCCGACGAAGCGGAACTGGCGCATATGACCTATACCGCTGCACTCCATGACAGTGGCCCGATCGCCTTCCGCTACCCGCGTGGCAATGGCACCGGCGTGGCGCTGCCCGAAGTGCCGAAGCGGCTCGAAATCGGCAAGGGCCGGGTGGTACGTGAAGGCAAGTCCGTCGCAATTCTGTCGCTGGGCACGCGTCTGGCAGAGGCCTTGAAGGCGGCTGATACGCTCGACGCCAAGGGGCTATCGACCACGGTCGCTGACTTGCGCTTCGTCAAGCCGCTCGATGAAGAACTGATCCGCCGTTTGATGGCGACGCATGAGGTGGTGGTAACGGTGGAGGAAGCCTCGATCGGTGGACTCGGTGCGCATGTGCTGACGCTGGCGAGTGACTTGGGCCTCACCGATGCGGGTCTCAAAATCCGTACGATGCGGTTACCGGACAAGTTCCAGGAACATGACAATCCGCAAAAGCAATATGACGAAGCAGGCCTCAACGCACCGCAGATCGTCGACACAGTGCTGAAAGCTTTGCGCCACAACAGCGCAGGCGTGGAGGAAGCTGGGGTCAGGGCTTGA
- a CDS encoding helix-turn-helix transcriptional regulator gives MTHDVSALLEREKDVLRLLLVGHDAKSIARHLDLSTHVVNERLRDARRKLGVSSSREAARLLALAEADIPKNFGDKDFGYPNPAEAVTDVNAQVGQTLARTGVNKGTLVMIVSATLLASAAFLFSMNSAAPTGSAATVVSTYPANGSQIKPGPYKLTVRFDRPMAPDSFSFVQVDRATYPECSGKPAQSADGKSYSLNCIARAGKRHEVWFNRTPYMNFRSKADAQPASPYRLQFSVKP, from the coding sequence ATGACGCACGACGTTTCGGCTTTGCTCGAGCGTGAAAAGGACGTGTTGCGGCTTCTGCTGGTTGGGCATGACGCGAAAAGCATTGCGCGACACCTCGATTTATCGACCCATGTGGTGAATGAGCGTTTGCGCGATGCTCGGCGCAAACTCGGCGTCAGCAGCAGCCGCGAAGCCGCGCGTTTACTGGCCCTAGCCGAAGCAGACATTCCCAAAAATTTTGGGGACAAGGATTTTGGATACCCCAATCCAGCCGAAGCGGTGACTGATGTGAATGCGCAAGTGGGTCAAACGCTTGCGCGTACAGGCGTCAACAAAGGGACTCTCGTCATGATCGTTTCAGCAACTCTGCTCGCCAGCGCGGCTTTTCTCTTTTCGATGAACAGCGCAGCTCCGACTGGCTCCGCGGCAACCGTTGTTTCAACTTATCCTGCCAATGGATCACAGATCAAACCGGGTCCGTACAAGCTGACCGTCCGATTCGATCGGCCAATGGCCCCGGACAGTTTCAGTTTCGTGCAGGTTGACCGGGCGACCTATCCCGAATGCAGCGGAAAACCGGCACAATCGGCAGATGGAAAAAGCTATTCACTCAATTGTATCGCGCGCGCCGGAAAGCGGCACGAGGTATGGTTCAATCGCACGCCCTATATGAATTTCCGCAGCAAGGCCGACGCCCAACCGGCCAGCCCTTATCGTTTGCAGTTTTCAGTGAAACCCTGA
- a CDS encoding DUF3035 domain-containing protein, producing the protein MKKNLVLAASASAMLFALSGCQSVGGAYQALYDWDIRGEDATKGPATSRVAPLVVPPDYPLVPSQVGVPRAQDGNTPEQVLEAMFGGDASRSAGERAVVAAAGTGEMGIRSTVGDPETTTVNKGAVTRDIIAAPEGDGQSAQAAVPQ; encoded by the coding sequence ATGAAGAAAAATCTCGTCCTTGCCGCCAGCGCTTCTGCGATGCTGTTCGCGCTTTCAGGCTGCCAGTCGGTCGGCGGTGCCTATCAGGCGCTCTATGATTGGGACATTCGCGGCGAAGATGCCACAAAAGGCCCGGCAACCAGCCGCGTCGCGCCGCTGGTCGTGCCGCCCGATTATCCTTTGGTGCCTTCGCAAGTCGGCGTCCCCCGTGCACAGGATGGCAACACGCCCGAACAGGTGCTCGAAGCCATGTTCGGCGGCGATGCCTCTCGTTCAGCCGGTGAACGCGCGGTTGTGGCGGCAGCAGGCACCGGCGAGATGGGTATTCGCTCGACCGTGGGCGACCCCGAAACAACAACGGTGAACAAGGGCGCCGTCACCCGCGACATCATCGCCGCCCCCGAAGGTGACGGACAAAGCGCGCAGGCGGCTGTTCCGCAATAA
- a CDS encoding DUF3035 domain-containing protein, which produces MTRKFIITSASLLAFSALSACGSTSVFDRERPDEFAVGRAAPLAVPADLSTLPTPQPGAGRPQEGDSKQAMLDAMFGAPKQ; this is translated from the coding sequence ATGACGCGGAAATTCATCATTACATCGGCCAGCCTGTTGGCGTTTTCAGCGCTTTCGGCCTGCGGTTCTACCAGCGTGTTCGACCGCGAACGTCCTGACGAATTTGCCGTCGGCCGTGCTGCTCCCCTGGCCGTTCCTGCCGATCTGTCGACGCTGCCCACGCCGCAGCCGGGTGCAGGCCGCCCGCAGGAAGGCGATAGCAAGCAGGCGATGCTCGACGCCATGTTCGGCGCCCCCAAACAGTAA
- the lspA gene encoding signal peptidase II — MTTANPKFRLQGLMLASFLFIADQAVKFIMIGPLALQSRRQIHIVSFFDLTWAENRGVSMGFLEAGSELERWLLVGLTAVIAGVVAIWMWREKLRGDVLALAMVLGGALGNIVDRVRYGYVVDYADLHFGSFRPFWIFNLADACITIGVLILLARAFLIRERDDVHPASSGNGIAE, encoded by the coding sequence ATGACTACGGCTAACCCCAAATTCCGCCTGCAGGGCCTGATGCTCGCCAGCTTCCTGTTTATTGCCGATCAGGCGGTGAAGTTCATCATGATCGGGCCGCTGGCGCTGCAAAGCCGCAGGCAGATCCATATCGTCTCTTTCTTCGACCTGACCTGGGCCGAAAATCGCGGCGTATCGATGGGCTTTCTGGAGGCAGGGAGCGAGCTGGAACGCTGGCTGCTCGTCGGCCTCACCGCGGTGATCGCGGGGGTGGTCGCCATCTGGATGTGGCGCGAAAAATTGCGCGGCGATGTCCTCGCGCTGGCGATGGTCTTAGGCGGGGCGCTGGGCAATATCGTTGATCGCGTGCGCTATGGCTATGTTGTCGACTATGCCGACCTGCATTTCGGCAGCTTCCGCCCTTTCTGGATTTTCAACCTCGCCGATGCCTGCATCACCATCGGCGTGCTGATATTGCTTGCCCGCGCGTTCCTGATACGCGAAAGGGATGACGTTCATCCCGCGTCAAGCGGGAACGGGATAGCGGAGTGA